The following coding sequences are from one Prochlorococcus sp. MIT 1314 window:
- a CDS encoding high light inducible protein, protein MKNTEPKTIEKEKVVAEKLNGRFAMLGFIALVGAYLTTGQIIPGMV, encoded by the coding sequence ATGAAAAATACTGAACCCAAAACTATAGAAAAAGAAAAAGTAGTAGCTGAGAAGCTAAATGGTAGATTTGCCATGTTAGGTTTTATTGCACTTGTTGGAGCTTACCTAACAACAGGTCAAATTATTCCTGGCATGGTGTAA
- a CDS encoding high light inducible protein, whose product MTPDAERFNGWAAMLGFVAAVGAYVTTGQIIPGWF is encoded by the coding sequence ATGACTCCTGATGCAGAAAGATTTAACGGTTGGGCAGCAATGCTCGGTTTCGTTGCAGCTGTTGGCGCATATGTAACAACAGGACAGATTATTCCGGGTTGGTTCTAA